In Drosophila subpulchrella strain 33 F10 #4 breed RU33 chromosome 3R, RU_Dsub_v1.1 Primary Assembly, whole genome shotgun sequence, the following are encoded in one genomic region:
- the LOC119549422 gene encoding uncharacterized protein LOC119549422 isoform X1, with protein MQHRKQNIFFIQNRALAEPKDKDNMRKTWVKRENIYFKPFYKQKSKMFLLLIFLVGISFIAYQAFSLNQLPGVPAPWNLQQIKRKHQQMMQSLGSKQRDVDDFDGGGADAVAPATGATSAVAGHEEPIKIVRGTRLFDYDAYKPNFEGKFRCLDGSKEIAFDHLNDNYCDCEEDGSDEPSTNACAKGRFYCRYQKRHITGRGLDVYVASSRINDHVCDCCDGSDEWTTGARCPNHCA; from the exons ATGCAACATCGTAaacaaaacatattttttatacaGAACAGAGCATTAGCAGAGCCAAAAGACAAGGACAATATGCGCAAGACGTGGGTGAAGCGGGAGAACATATACTTCAAGCCCTTCTACAAGCAGAAGTCAAAGATGTTCCTGCTGCTCATCTTTCTGGTGGGGATTTCCTTCATCGCGTATCAG GCCTTCTCGCTGAACCAGCTGCCCGGCGTGCCAGCTCCATGGAACCTGCAGCAGATTAAGCGGAAGCACCAGCAGATGATGCAGTCCCTGGGCAGCAAGCAGCGCGACGTGGACGACTTCGATGGCGGAGGGGCGGATGCTGTTGCTCCGGCAACAGGGGCCACCTCAGCGGTTGCTGGGCACGAGGAACCCATCAAGATTGTCAG GGGCACCCGGCTCTTCGATTACGATGCCTACAAGCCCAACTTCGAGGGCAAGTTCCGGTGTCTGGATGGCTCCAAGGAGATCGCCTTCGACCATCTGAACGACAACTACTGCGACTGTGAGGAGGATGGCAGCGACGAGCCCAGCACGAATGCCTGCGCCAAGGGGCGATTCTACTGCCGCTACCAGAAGCGCCACATTACGGGCCGGGGTCTGGATGTCTACGTGGCCAGCAGCCGGATCAACGATCACGTGTGCGACTGCTGCGACGGCAGCGACGAGTGGACCACGGGGGCCAGGTGCCCCAACCACTGTGCGTAG
- the LOC119549402 gene encoding uncharacterized protein LOC119549402 isoform X2: MQLIIDQFLQLQERIRNFEGMLGGGSGERLCTPSTSAGPFRIFSVTGFQNRANDIVYCPPIVRQHSVHVPEDSTAIIYFGGDVQDFPESMETNRDSRGYMKYNLENSAILLREAFPRAHIIVIRPVRMEFKTFSCFDNFVRGNNAGVPDHTPMNHALQHLEKLLQNLSQRLISIPENEILDQAAQAAAAAAAVAAAAAAAALTLSNATVTSESNSQAAPANDSSQEMDIDILQVQENITVDADGAVIFPIVGSEAPETVNNVSGNNGNISCGGNDDSSTNVNNHQEQVNNQQLQPQQTAAAIKMTSATTALSATTNNVEHYNNDCATRPAPAATATSVSGTATSTSTSTATSDSNPLWWRENLNLDKSKLVLIGFSKGCVVLNQFIYEFHYLKTLTPDDSSMCRLLSRISDMYWLDGGHGGQKNTWITSRSLLETLTRMGMNIHVHLTPYQVQDDRRPWIRKEEKLFTEMLRRLNAPLTRHLHYDNQPANLMTHFEVLQAFCQHVHALNQQQQQLQQQQQQGVGISEQSAATVATNNGSNNLLEAGEEAK, from the exons ATGCAGCTCATCATTGATCAATTCCTGCAACTGCAAGAGCGGATCCGTAACTTCGAGGGCATGCTTGGCGGCGGCAGCGGGGAGCGTCTGTGCACGCCAAGCACTTCGGCCGGCCCATTCCGCATCTTCTCCGTGACCGGATTCCAGAACCGGGCCAATGACATTGTCTACTGTCCGCCGATTGTGCGCCAGCACTCGGTGCACGTCCCCGAGGACTCCACGGCCATTATATATTTTGGCGGGGATGTGCAGGACTTCCCGGAAAGCATGGAGACGAACCGCGACAGCCGGGGTTACATGAAGTACAACCTCGAGAACTCGGCCATCCTTCTGCGCGAGGCCTTTCCCAGGGCACACATCATCGTCATCCGGCCAGTGCG CATGGAGTTTAAGACATTTAGTTGCTTTGACAACTTTGTACGAGGCAACAACGCTGGAGTTCCGGATCATACGCCCATGAACCATGCCCTCCAGCACCTAGAAAA ACTGCTCCAGAATCTGTCGCAGCGCCTGATCTCCATACCCGAGAATGAAATCCTCGATCAGGCCGCCCAGGCAGCAGCGGCTGCGGcggcggtggctgctgctgctgcggccgCTGCCCTGACGCTATCCAACGCCACGGTCACGTCGGAGTCCAACTCACAAGCGGCACCGGCCAACGACAGCAGCCAGGAGATGGACATTGACATTCTGCAGGTGCAGGAGAATATCACAGTGGATGCGGATGGTGCTGTTATATTCCCGATAGTGGGCAGTGAAGCACCGGAGACGGTGAACAATGTATCCGGAAATAATGGCAACATCAGCTGCGGAGGCAACGATGACAGTAGCACAAATGTGAACAACCACCAGGAACAGGTGAACAACCAGCAACTCCAACCGCAGCAGACAGCGGCGGCCATAAAGATGACTTCTGCCACAACGGCGCTTAGTGCCACCACCAACAATGTGGAGCACTACAACAACGACTGTGCCACGAGGCCGGCTCCGgctgcaactgcaacatcAGTCTCGGGCACGGcaacatccacatccacatccacggCAACCAGCGACAGCAATCCCCTGTGGTGGCGGGAGAACCTCAACCTGGACAAGTCCAAGCTAGTGCTGATTGGCTTCAGCAAGGGCTGCGTCGTGCTCAATCAA TTCATTTACGAATTCCACTATCTGAAAACACTGACGCCCGATGACAGCAGCATGTGCCGCCTGCTTTCCCGCATATCGGACATGTACTGGCTGGATGGCGGGCACGGCGGCCAGAAGAACACATGGATCACATCGCGTAGCCTACTGGAGACGCTCACGCGCATGG GCATGAACATCCACGTCCACCTGACGCCTTACCAGGTGCAGGATGATCGTCGACCCTGGATTCGCAAGGAGGAGAAGCTCTTCACGGAGATGCTGAGACGGCTGAATGCGCCGCTCACCCGGCACTTGCACTACGACAACCAGCCGGCGAATCTGATGACCCACTTCGAGGTGCTTCAAGCCTTCTGCCAGCATGTCCATGCGCTgaaccagcagcaacagcagctccagcagcaacagcaacagggCGTGGGGATCAGTGAGCAGTCTGCGGCGACGGTGGCCACCAACAATGGTAGCAACAATCTGTTGGAAGCCGGCGAGGAGGCAAAGTGA
- the LOC119545782 gene encoding cyclin-Q isoform X1: MKNVLDVMSLQQHVESNKAQTMKPIDYRKLNKPGVVPLYIFECAAKLKMKPLTAACAAIVYHRFFREVKASDYDEFLIAASSLYLAGKIKDDESVKIRDVINVAYCTLNRGNAPLDLNDEYWSMRDAIVQAELLITRTLGFDLNIDLAHKYLLYYMKTLQDWVGAEVWNSVPIAKAAASYLQDFHHSANILKYKPTHVAIGCLSLALQTYGIQVPLTDESDESTMWYKPLVKDFTRENQWEIIENVIEVYRHEAFLKAA, encoded by the exons ATGAAAAACGTTTTGGATGTAATGTCGTTGCAGCAGCACGTGGAGTCGAACAAGGCGCAGACCATGAAGCCCATCGACTATCG CAAACTGAACAAGCCCGGTGTGGTGCCGCTGTACATCTTCGAGTGCGCTGCCAAGTTGAAAATGAAACCCTTGACGGCTGCCTGTGCGGCCATAGTCTACCATCGCTTCTTCCGGGAAGTCAAGGCCAGCGACTACGATGAGTTC CTCATAGCCGCCTCCTCGTTGTATTTGGCTGGCAAAATCAAGGACGACGAAAGCGTCAAGATACGCGATGTAATCAACGTGGCATATTGCACCCTCAACCGGGGTAATGCTCCACTGGATCTGAACGATGAGTACTGGTCAATGAGGGATGCCATTGTCCAGGCCGAGCTGCTTATCACACGCACCCTGGGCTTCGATCTCAACATAGATCTAGCCCACAAG TACTTACTATACTACATGAAGACCCTACAAGACTGGGTGGGCGCCGAGGTGTGGAACTCGGTGCCCATTGCCAAGGCCGCTGCCTCGTATCTGCAGGACTTTCACCACAGCGCCAATATCCTCAAGTACAAGCCCACCCATGTGGCCATTGGGTGTCTATCGCTGGCCCTTCAGACCTACGGCATCCAGGTGCCGCTCACCGACGAGTCCGACGAATCCACCATGTGGTACAAGCCTCTGGTGAAGGACTTCACCCGCGAGAACCAGTGGGAGATCATCGAGAACGTGATCGAGGTGTACCGGCATGAGGCCTTTCTGAAGGCCGCCTAA
- the LOC119545782 gene encoding cyclin-Q isoform X2 has translation MKPIDYRKLNKPGVVPLYIFECAAKLKMKPLTAACAAIVYHRFFREVKASDYDEFLIAASSLYLAGKIKDDESVKIRDVINVAYCTLNRGNAPLDLNDEYWSMRDAIVQAELLITRTLGFDLNIDLAHKYLLYYMKTLQDWVGAEVWNSVPIAKAAASYLQDFHHSANILKYKPTHVAIGCLSLALQTYGIQVPLTDESDESTMWYKPLVKDFTRENQWEIIENVIEVYRHEAFLKAA, from the exons ATGAAGCCCATCGACTATCG CAAACTGAACAAGCCCGGTGTGGTGCCGCTGTACATCTTCGAGTGCGCTGCCAAGTTGAAAATGAAACCCTTGACGGCTGCCTGTGCGGCCATAGTCTACCATCGCTTCTTCCGGGAAGTCAAGGCCAGCGACTACGATGAGTTC CTCATAGCCGCCTCCTCGTTGTATTTGGCTGGCAAAATCAAGGACGACGAAAGCGTCAAGATACGCGATGTAATCAACGTGGCATATTGCACCCTCAACCGGGGTAATGCTCCACTGGATCTGAACGATGAGTACTGGTCAATGAGGGATGCCATTGTCCAGGCCGAGCTGCTTATCACACGCACCCTGGGCTTCGATCTCAACATAGATCTAGCCCACAAG TACTTACTATACTACATGAAGACCCTACAAGACTGGGTGGGCGCCGAGGTGTGGAACTCGGTGCCCATTGCCAAGGCCGCTGCCTCGTATCTGCAGGACTTTCACCACAGCGCCAATATCCTCAAGTACAAGCCCACCCATGTGGCCATTGGGTGTCTATCGCTGGCCCTTCAGACCTACGGCATCCAGGTGCCGCTCACCGACGAGTCCGACGAATCCACCATGTGGTACAAGCCTCTGGTGAAGGACTTCACCCGCGAGAACCAGTGGGAGATCATCGAGAACGTGATCGAGGTGTACCGGCATGAGGCCTTTCTGAAGGCCGCCTAA
- the LOC119552202 gene encoding transcription activator MSS11, translated as PAAHHRQLYHQQQQHQQQQQHQQQQQHQQQQQHQQQQQHQQQQQHLQQPHQPAYYISNYSNFSNRFSYSENLL; from the coding sequence CCAGCAGCCCATCATCGCCAGCTttaccaccagcagcagcaacatcagcaacagcagcaacatcagcaacagcagcaacatcagcagcagcagcaacatcagcagcagcagcaacatcagcagcagcagcaacatctacAACAGCCACATCAACCAGCTTACTACATCAGCAACTATAGCAACTTCAGCAATAGATTTAGCTACAGCGAGAATTTATTGTAA
- the LOC119549402 gene encoding uncharacterized protein LOC119549402 isoform X1 → MQLIIDQFLQLQERIRNFEGMLGGGSGERLCTPSTSAGPFRIFSVTGFQNRANDIVYCPPIVRQHSVHVPEDSTAIIYFGGDVQDFPESMETNRDSRGYMKYNLENSAILLREAFPRAHIIVIRPVRMEFKTFSCFDNFVRGNNAGVPDHTPMNHALQHLEKLLQNLSQRLISIPENEILDQAAQAAAAAAAVAAAAAAAALTLSNATVTSESNSQAAPANDSSQEMDIDILQVQENITVDADGAVIFPIVGSEAPETVNNVSGNNGNISCGGNDDSSTNVNNHQEQVNNQQLQPQQTAAAIKMTSATTALSATTNNVEHYNNDCATRPAPAATATSVSGTATSTSTSTATSDSNPLWWRENLNLDKSKLVLIGFSKGCVVLNQFIYEFHYLKTLTPDDSSMCRLLSRISDMYWLDGGHGGQKNTWITSRSLLETLTRMAGMNIHVHLTPYQVQDDRRPWIRKEEKLFTEMLRRLNAPLTRHLHYDNQPANLMTHFEVLQAFCQHVHALNQQQQQLQQQQQQGVGISEQSAATVATNNGSNNLLEAGEEAK, encoded by the exons ATGCAGCTCATCATTGATCAATTCCTGCAACTGCAAGAGCGGATCCGTAACTTCGAGGGCATGCTTGGCGGCGGCAGCGGGGAGCGTCTGTGCACGCCAAGCACTTCGGCCGGCCCATTCCGCATCTTCTCCGTGACCGGATTCCAGAACCGGGCCAATGACATTGTCTACTGTCCGCCGATTGTGCGCCAGCACTCGGTGCACGTCCCCGAGGACTCCACGGCCATTATATATTTTGGCGGGGATGTGCAGGACTTCCCGGAAAGCATGGAGACGAACCGCGACAGCCGGGGTTACATGAAGTACAACCTCGAGAACTCGGCCATCCTTCTGCGCGAGGCCTTTCCCAGGGCACACATCATCGTCATCCGGCCAGTGCG CATGGAGTTTAAGACATTTAGTTGCTTTGACAACTTTGTACGAGGCAACAACGCTGGAGTTCCGGATCATACGCCCATGAACCATGCCCTCCAGCACCTAGAAAA ACTGCTCCAGAATCTGTCGCAGCGCCTGATCTCCATACCCGAGAATGAAATCCTCGATCAGGCCGCCCAGGCAGCAGCGGCTGCGGcggcggtggctgctgctgctgcggccgCTGCCCTGACGCTATCCAACGCCACGGTCACGTCGGAGTCCAACTCACAAGCGGCACCGGCCAACGACAGCAGCCAGGAGATGGACATTGACATTCTGCAGGTGCAGGAGAATATCACAGTGGATGCGGATGGTGCTGTTATATTCCCGATAGTGGGCAGTGAAGCACCGGAGACGGTGAACAATGTATCCGGAAATAATGGCAACATCAGCTGCGGAGGCAACGATGACAGTAGCACAAATGTGAACAACCACCAGGAACAGGTGAACAACCAGCAACTCCAACCGCAGCAGACAGCGGCGGCCATAAAGATGACTTCTGCCACAACGGCGCTTAGTGCCACCACCAACAATGTGGAGCACTACAACAACGACTGTGCCACGAGGCCGGCTCCGgctgcaactgcaacatcAGTCTCGGGCACGGcaacatccacatccacatccacggCAACCAGCGACAGCAATCCCCTGTGGTGGCGGGAGAACCTCAACCTGGACAAGTCCAAGCTAGTGCTGATTGGCTTCAGCAAGGGCTGCGTCGTGCTCAATCAA TTCATTTACGAATTCCACTATCTGAAAACACTGACGCCCGATGACAGCAGCATGTGCCGCCTGCTTTCCCGCATATCGGACATGTACTGGCTGGATGGCGGGCACGGCGGCCAGAAGAACACATGGATCACATCGCGTAGCCTACTGGAGACGCTCACGCGCATGG CAGGCATGAACATCCACGTCCACCTGACGCCTTACCAGGTGCAGGATGATCGTCGACCCTGGATTCGCAAGGAGGAGAAGCTCTTCACGGAGATGCTGAGACGGCTGAATGCGCCGCTCACCCGGCACTTGCACTACGACAACCAGCCGGCGAATCTGATGACCCACTTCGAGGTGCTTCAAGCCTTCTGCCAGCATGTCCATGCGCTgaaccagcagcaacagcagctccagcagcaacagcaacagggCGTGGGGATCAGTGAGCAGTCTGCGGCGACGGTGGCCACCAACAATGGTAGCAACAATCTGTTGGAAGCCGGCGAGGAGGCAAAGTGA
- the LOC119549402 gene encoding UPF0565 protein C2orf69 homolog isoform X3, with amino-acid sequence MLGGGSGERLCTPSTSAGPFRIFSVTGFQNRANDIVYCPPIVRQHSVHVPEDSTAIIYFGGDVQDFPESMETNRDSRGYMKYNLENSAILLREAFPRAHIIVIRPVRMEFKTFSCFDNFVRGNNAGVPDHTPMNHALQHLEKLLQNLSQRLISIPENEILDQAAQAAAAAAAVAAAAAAAALTLSNATVTSESNSQAAPANDSSQEMDIDILQVQENITVDADGAVIFPIVGSEAPETVNNVSGNNGNISCGGNDDSSTNVNNHQEQVNNQQLQPQQTAAAIKMTSATTALSATTNNVEHYNNDCATRPAPAATATSVSGTATSTSTSTATSDSNPLWWRENLNLDKSKLVLIGFSKGCVVLNQFIYEFHYLKTLTPDDSSMCRLLSRISDMYWLDGGHGGQKNTWITSRSLLETLTRMAGMNIHVHLTPYQVQDDRRPWIRKEEKLFTEMLRRLNAPLTRHLHYDNQPANLMTHFEVLQAFCQHVHALNQQQQQLQQQQQQGVGISEQSAATVATNNGSNNLLEAGEEAK; translated from the exons ATGCTTGGCGGCGGCAGCGGGGAGCGTCTGTGCACGCCAAGCACTTCGGCCGGCCCATTCCGCATCTTCTCCGTGACCGGATTCCAGAACCGGGCCAATGACATTGTCTACTGTCCGCCGATTGTGCGCCAGCACTCGGTGCACGTCCCCGAGGACTCCACGGCCATTATATATTTTGGCGGGGATGTGCAGGACTTCCCGGAAAGCATGGAGACGAACCGCGACAGCCGGGGTTACATGAAGTACAACCTCGAGAACTCGGCCATCCTTCTGCGCGAGGCCTTTCCCAGGGCACACATCATCGTCATCCGGCCAGTGCG CATGGAGTTTAAGACATTTAGTTGCTTTGACAACTTTGTACGAGGCAACAACGCTGGAGTTCCGGATCATACGCCCATGAACCATGCCCTCCAGCACCTAGAAAA ACTGCTCCAGAATCTGTCGCAGCGCCTGATCTCCATACCCGAGAATGAAATCCTCGATCAGGCCGCCCAGGCAGCAGCGGCTGCGGcggcggtggctgctgctgctgcggccgCTGCCCTGACGCTATCCAACGCCACGGTCACGTCGGAGTCCAACTCACAAGCGGCACCGGCCAACGACAGCAGCCAGGAGATGGACATTGACATTCTGCAGGTGCAGGAGAATATCACAGTGGATGCGGATGGTGCTGTTATATTCCCGATAGTGGGCAGTGAAGCACCGGAGACGGTGAACAATGTATCCGGAAATAATGGCAACATCAGCTGCGGAGGCAACGATGACAGTAGCACAAATGTGAACAACCACCAGGAACAGGTGAACAACCAGCAACTCCAACCGCAGCAGACAGCGGCGGCCATAAAGATGACTTCTGCCACAACGGCGCTTAGTGCCACCACCAACAATGTGGAGCACTACAACAACGACTGTGCCACGAGGCCGGCTCCGgctgcaactgcaacatcAGTCTCGGGCACGGcaacatccacatccacatccacggCAACCAGCGACAGCAATCCCCTGTGGTGGCGGGAGAACCTCAACCTGGACAAGTCCAAGCTAGTGCTGATTGGCTTCAGCAAGGGCTGCGTCGTGCTCAATCAA TTCATTTACGAATTCCACTATCTGAAAACACTGACGCCCGATGACAGCAGCATGTGCCGCCTGCTTTCCCGCATATCGGACATGTACTGGCTGGATGGCGGGCACGGCGGCCAGAAGAACACATGGATCACATCGCGTAGCCTACTGGAGACGCTCACGCGCATGG CAGGCATGAACATCCACGTCCACCTGACGCCTTACCAGGTGCAGGATGATCGTCGACCCTGGATTCGCAAGGAGGAGAAGCTCTTCACGGAGATGCTGAGACGGCTGAATGCGCCGCTCACCCGGCACTTGCACTACGACAACCAGCCGGCGAATCTGATGACCCACTTCGAGGTGCTTCAAGCCTTCTGCCAGCATGTCCATGCGCTgaaccagcagcaacagcagctccagcagcaacagcaacagggCGTGGGGATCAGTGAGCAGTCTGCGGCGACGGTGGCCACCAACAATGGTAGCAACAATCTGTTGGAAGCCGGCGAGGAGGCAAAGTGA
- the LOC119549433 gene encoding protein disconnected-like, with amino-acid sequence MRKGTAALKRQQVAQLRQHHQQLLAAAPELALASSSRLAAALISSAVALSASSSSIVNNHHHGHMQQPPQARHHHHPATSHRHHHHHHHHSHHHSHHHHQCRSKRKLQKLYYTLCR; translated from the coding sequence ATGCGCAAGGGAACCGCCGCCCTCAAGCGTCAGCAGGTGGCGCAGCTGCGCCAACACCACCAACAGCTGCTGGCCGCCGCCCCGGAGCTCGCACTGGCCTCCTCCTCGCGCCTGGCTGCGGCCCTGATCTCGTCGGCGGTGGCCCTGAGCGCCTCGTCCTCGAGCATTGTAAATAATCATCACCACGGCCATATGCAGCAGCCGCCACAGGCACGCCATCACCATCATCCGGCAACATCTCACAGGcatcatcaccatcaccaCCACCACTCACATCACCACTCGCACCACCATCATCAGTGTCGCTCGAAACGCAAACTGCAGAAATTGTATTATACGCTTTGCCGTTAG
- the LOC119549422 gene encoding glucosidase 2 subunit beta isoform X2: MQHRKQNIFFIQNRALAEPKDKDNMRKTWVKRENIYFKPFYKQKSKMFLLLIFLVGISFIAYQLPGVPAPWNLQQIKRKHQQMMQSLGSKQRDVDDFDGGGADAVAPATGATSAVAGHEEPIKIVRGTRLFDYDAYKPNFEGKFRCLDGSKEIAFDHLNDNYCDCEEDGSDEPSTNACAKGRFYCRYQKRHITGRGLDVYVASSRINDHVCDCCDGSDEWTTGARCPNHCA, encoded by the exons ATGCAACATCGTAaacaaaacatattttttatacaGAACAGAGCATTAGCAGAGCCAAAAGACAAGGACAATATGCGCAAGACGTGGGTGAAGCGGGAGAACATATACTTCAAGCCCTTCTACAAGCAGAAGTCAAAGATGTTCCTGCTGCTCATCTTTCTGGTGGGGATTTCCTTCATCGCGTATCAG CTGCCCGGCGTGCCAGCTCCATGGAACCTGCAGCAGATTAAGCGGAAGCACCAGCAGATGATGCAGTCCCTGGGCAGCAAGCAGCGCGACGTGGACGACTTCGATGGCGGAGGGGCGGATGCTGTTGCTCCGGCAACAGGGGCCACCTCAGCGGTTGCTGGGCACGAGGAACCCATCAAGATTGTCAG GGGCACCCGGCTCTTCGATTACGATGCCTACAAGCCCAACTTCGAGGGCAAGTTCCGGTGTCTGGATGGCTCCAAGGAGATCGCCTTCGACCATCTGAACGACAACTACTGCGACTGTGAGGAGGATGGCAGCGACGAGCCCAGCACGAATGCCTGCGCCAAGGGGCGATTCTACTGCCGCTACCAGAAGCGCCACATTACGGGCCGGGGTCTGGATGTCTACGTGGCCAGCAGCCGGATCAACGATCACGTGTGCGACTGCTGCGACGGCAGCGACGAGTGGACCACGGGGGCCAGGTGCCCCAACCACTGTGCGTAG
- the LOC119549416 gene encoding TWiK family of potassium channels protein 18, which yields MANKFQRKISPAAGGGVGGASSVSSTPSNQPRKQVKRCCRNFVTFMCTQVGVGALIVFYAICGAFAFMHIERQFVDETAGHVMELRQNCSQQLWSITEEHNVVDRRLWTEATNAVLREYQEQIAGVVKHGYVGRSPEQIWSFPAALMFCLSVITMIGYGNMVPRTPWGKGFTVIYATFGIPLYILYFLNMGRVLARSFKFLYRSMHDCTQEHPRLDRLDALEGGVTMARKKVIVPSTACLWVIFFYVLTGTVMFANWEKWSFLNSFYFCMTSLCKIGFGDFVPGASLTTTADVNAATHKLQEDIAADPAELAQLQSVAADQHSKLAINFVYMLLGMGLVAMCSNLMREEVRLKAREMREDAKLCIEDTRLRFVGCCGNPRDAYEDDYY from the coding sequence ATGGCCAACAAATTTCAGAGGAAAATCTCCCCTGCAGCAGGTGGAGGTGTGGGAGGGGCATCCAGTGTTTCCTCTACGCCGAGCAATCAGCCCCGGAAACAGGTGAAAAGATGCTGCCGGAATTTCGTCACCTTTATGTGCACCCAGGTGGGCGTGGGCGCCCTGATCGTGTTCTACGCCATCTGCGGAGCCTTCGCCTTCATGCACATCGAGCGCCAGTTCGTGGACGAGACGGCTGGCCATGTGATGGAGCTGCGCCAGAACTGCTCCCAGCAGCTGTGGAGCATCACGGAGGAGCACAACGTCGTCGATCGCCGGCTCTGGACGGAGGCCACGAATGCGGTTTTGCGGGAATACCAGGAGCAAATAGCTGGAGTCGTCAAGCACGGCTATGTGGGCCGAAGTCCAGAACAGATCTGGAGCTTTCCGGCTGCCCTGATGTTCTGCCTTTCGGTGATCACCATGATTGGCTACGGCAACATGGTGCCCCGTACTCCGTGGGGCAAGGGATTCACTGTGATCTACGCAACTTTTGGCATACCCCTGTACATCCTGTACTTCCTGAACATGGGACGAGTGCTGGCCCGCTCGTTTAAGTTCCTCTATCGCTCTATGCACGACTGTACCCAGGAGCATCCCCGCCTGGATCGTTTGGACGCGCTCGAAGGAGGTGTCACCATGGCGCGAAAGAAGGTCATTGTACCCTCAACCGCTTGCCTGTGGGTCATATTCTTTTACGTCCTGACCGGCACCGTGATGTTTGCCAACTGGGAGAAGTGGAGCTTCCTCAATAGCTTTTACTTCTGCATGACGTCGCTTTGCAAGATTGGATTCGGTGACTTTGTGCCCGGAGCCTCGCTGACCACCACGGCGGATGTGAATGCAGCGACGCACAAGCTGCAGGAGGACATCGCCGCGGATCCTGCCGAGCTGGCCCAGCTGCAGTCCGTGGCCGCCGACCAGCACTCCAAACTGGCCATTAACTTTGTCTACATGCTGCTGGGCATGGGTCTGGTGGCCATGTGTAGCAACCTGATGCGCGAGGAGGTGCGCTTGAAGGCGCGCGAGATGCGCGAGGATGCCAAACTTTGCATAGAGGACACGCGGCTGCGCTTTGTCGGCTGTTGCGGGAATCCCCGAGATGCATACGAGGACGATTACTACTAG